One Arvicanthis niloticus isolate mArvNil1 chromosome X, mArvNil1.pat.X, whole genome shotgun sequence genomic window, AGGGTTGGACTTGAGAAAGGATAACGCTGGGTAAAATTTGCAGCTTCGCTGGCTCAGGGGGACCATTCAGCTTATTTTCTTGCAAAAGAGTGGGATGAGATTGAGgagtggggaagaaaaaaaggagatttGACAGTAAGCTGAAGAAGCTGAGGTATTTTCAGTTTCTGAAGCCTGGAACTGTGGGTCTGTCAGGTATGGGGAAGTGGATTCCAAGAGAAAGGGACTAAAAGTAGGAAGGtaatctgcctctgcattttctcCCTGGACTTAAGCAGGAAAGGACAAAATCATGCAAAAGTCCTGCAATGAAAAACAAGGAAAACCTGAGTGCAGTGAGCCAAAGAGGGAGGATGAACATCCCTATGGAGCATTTGAAGGACAGCGACTGGAAGGGAATTTCAGACAGAGgctgcttcagtctcttgaagaatttaaagaagacaTAGACTATAGGCATTTTAAAGGTGAAGAAAtgacaggagaggaagaagagatggaaaggTGTTTGGAAGAAATAAGaagtctgagaaaaaaatttaggGCTCTGCATTCTAACCGCACCCCTTCTAGGGACCGTCCCTTTTAATGCAATAGCCtcagaaattattttctgttattaatATTCCAACTGCTTCCTGTTTTCActtgattttataaatatttgctatTGTTTACTTCAATCCTTCAGTTTTGGTTACAGCCATGTATAAACCTCATGCTGTCCACATCCCACTTTTCAACTTCACCCCACCAATTTAATAAGAAGTTTTGTCCATTTATATGAAAGGACAATCATCTGGTAGTTTATTGTAAACCCCAAACTGCAAGCTGAAAAGCATTATGCATGCCTTATGTGTTCAATTATGTATGATATCATACCAAAGAGGTTAATATATGTGATCtggattttctttcttactttccacaaaatgaatatattcatatctgtatttgttttattaattttgtatcacagaaaggaaaacaattagACATAAAGGAAAGAGGTTTATCAATCACTTTTGGGAAGCAGTGAAACGGCAAACTTTTAATAACAGAAGTATAAGAAAGGCATGTCAACTGCAAATTGCCTTTGGATTTCTTAGCCAGAGGAATAAACTGAccattataaaaatacatatgtttAAGACTTCATCATTTCATGGGGAAACTATTCACTTCACAGAGATTTTGAATAGAACTGCTGTGGGACAATAACTCTGCGCTATGTTGGTGAGACCtcatttgtgcatgtgcatatagaaACCCAGCTTGTATTGAGCCATCCATTTGAGGGAGGACAAGGGATTGTTTCAATATATGCTCAAGAACACTGTTAGAAGGCAGAGGCGGGGTCTTCCATGCCAGTCCTCAGCTTTTGAATCCGACCTTTGTTTACAGCATGCCCTGCCTTGGTTTTATGCTCTCTGATAGCAACACAGGTGCTAATGCACCTGGGGAGGGGGTGGCTTATGTTTCAAAATTTCACTGAGTTCCCAATGAATTGATCTCTCAGTGTCTTCTTAAACCTCTGCTTTCTAGTGATATTTAAAATTGGTGGCACTGCTGGAACACTTCCAGTTCCACACTGTCCTGGGacatatttttttcctagatACATATTAAGAAGTAGAATTCTTAAGTCATAGGTTAATTCGGTTTAATTTTTACAGGGATTTCTATCTGCTTTTCAAATATGACCATTAACAATACATAAGGTTTCTTATTTCGCTACATCATTGATAATGTGTGCACACTCGTGCAGGCTTGGAGTTGGTGGATGTCTTCCTTGTTCTCTTCCCACTTGActtactgaggcagggtctctgggcAAACCCTACTCAACAATTGCAGGTGTTCTAGCCAGCCTACCTTAAGGATTCTGTATCTAaattccaagtgctaagattacaggcagcTGCCACATCTGCCAGGCTTTTAAGTGGACTCTGAGGATCCAAACTATGGTCAGTatgtttatccactgagccatctccctagatcAACGTGTTTTGTTGCCTGAATGTTCTTAGTGTAGTCACCCCTAGTAGAGATGAAGTCGTGTCTCTGTGTGCTTTACTTCTGGCTTCTCTTTTTTTTATCACTCCCaacttttattgtatttcttaattaatgaaaatatgtgAGTGTAGCAGCCTACTATTTTAAGTTAGCAGCTGGAAATTTAATGctataaaatacaaaatctttTTTTAGGGCAATAATGGACACATTTAACTTTCCCAAATCCGAGAACAATTGAACATTTTATTGCCTATTAAATATAAAACTAGATCATATTAATGCTCCTCATAGCTAAAGAATTCAAGGGACAATAATTTTGTTCTATGTATTTGATGTGTTGACTGACATGAGGAACATCTGCCAACACCCTACACTGATGACTTTCACACTGGAGTCTGGCTATTTTGAGAGTTTTCTGGTATGCAAAGGGATACTGTTAATAATGAGGTGATAACAGCTTTTACTTTGCggtaaataattatatatatttaacgTTAAATACAACCCCCCCCCAACTGAAATAATACAGAAACCCAACATACAAAACAAGTTTTAGGAAACTGTATTGGCAGTGAGGACTAACATGTgttctctgaacacacacacacacacacacacacacacacacacacacacattctagggAATGTGtggctccttccttctctgtgaaCACTAGGGAAATGCTTAGCAAACTGTGCCACACTACATTTGGATCACAATTCAAAGACTGGGCATCCTGCCAAGGACATAAAAAGGTATGGAAGGGACTCTAAGAGTCACCCATGTGACCACCAGACCTCCAAGCTCTCTTTTTAGCTAATTAATAGGCACAGGAAGTATGGCTGGAATTTCATGAATTGACTTCTAGCCCTGTATATCTAGGCTTTAATGTTTAGTAGCCACACATTAGTCCTTCAGATTTTGTTAAATAATAGTTCTTAAACTTGCTGTCACGTTCACTTTTAGGACAAACAGCAAGGGAGTCCTGAATGCCCCAGGTGATGTCTTGGCTCTTAAAATGattctctgcttctttttcttttctctattatcTTTCCAGTCAAAGAAGTTATTTTGCCCAGTACTGGGAGTAGAGACCTTCATCCATGAAATGTAGTCGGTCAGTCACTGATCTTCGTAGGCCACCACAGTTGAGTCACACTGAATCTGAAAACTATCCCAGGCAGCGTGGTTTACGCCACCCATGTTTGTACTGGGTTAGCATGTGTATTTTAGATAAAACACTTTCATTTCTCTAGTGTCATATAAACACTCAAAGTTTGGCCCGCTATCTAGCCACATGGTTCTGCGCTGCGCCCACATTACAATCTGACCTCCCGCTGAACAGCAAGAGCTCACACTCAATTGTTAACCTTTGAAATACATTGAAAGAGTCGGTGAAGCCCCTTTCAAAGAGATAATAATCTCTTTGAAGTTTCCCTAGGGTACAATTACACTTTGCAAGGGTTCCTGGAAGTACCTTCCTCCTAAAAAGATATCTGCAATATGTTCtaaatcagtcttctccaggctCCAGAATTATCTGTTGATTCTACTTCTCCTAACAGATTTTTTCTAATGTCACGGTCTGCAAGAATCATTTGCGTTTGGTTTTACACCTCTCTTCATAGCTGATATGAGCCATTTGTCTGGAACTCTTGCCTCCTCCTCTTGTTTTGGGCATTTTTTAAACCCGCAGGTACAAAATGTAAAGCACCTACTTCGAACAATGATTCTGGGTTCAGGACtaaaactttgaaagaaaagcCACATCTTAGGAAACAGTAATCCACTTCCTCGTGAGGATTTTTAACCCAACCACAGGAATAGGAGGAACTTGAGAAACTCACTAGGAGGCTTAGCTGGGTGTACAGAAAACCTCTGAACTTCTGAGCCAAGTGGCCTGCTTATTGTTTGAAATGTCTTCATTCTTACATTTTAAGATTCCCTCTAGtgtgtaacttaaaaaaaaattatcgagatgctgccatgctttgcTTAACACCCAGACAACACAAAGAACCACGCAAGAGTGGTGACACCATATCAGAGAGATGCATTAACAAAAGCAGAAGAATTAATCTGCTGCTACTAAAAATTTAGAAAAGTCTAGGCATCCATGTGGTACTGACTCTGCAGGCATAGAGGATGCAAGACTTCCACCACAGTTTCAGAGAGCCATTGACACCAAGCAATGTGTCGTAGTGCTGAAGTACCTGTAAGTTGGCCCTGAAGCATGAAGATCTGAAGGTGAATCAATGGTGATCCCTGGATGTTATAGATGTTAGGACAGTAAAATGTTCATTGAGGAAAGCAGCAGACATAGAAAGTGGGGCTTGCCCAAGGTAGAGTTATATATTGCTCCAAGCAGCAGAACTGGAGGGGTGGGGCTACTCAAGCTCTCTGGAGGTCCATCACAATCCCTAAATGTTGGCCAATGGACTTGCAGGATTTGATGCTTGCCTTGCTGCACATTTTAATTGGTTAGCTCTAATCACTTCTTGTTGTGTGACTCCATTCTTCCTTTCGGGGATTAATGATTACATTTGGTGACACTATGTGTTAAAATTGTGGATTCTTTTAATGTTATAGGAGTCTATTCTTAAGAGACTTCCTTGAGTCTCAAAAGACACTTCAGACTTTCAGTGTTGGAATTGTTATAGATGATAGGGACTTTTTAAGTTGTATGagatatatttttacattataaaataagaCTGTGGGAAGAAAAGGTGAAAATGTACAGTTTAAAAGTGATAGGCTTGggtgtcaggttgacaaggggTTAAAGTTATGATCTTTAGTATTATCAACATGAACAGGATCTAGAATCAGGAAGGAGACAAATTTCCAGGCTTATCTGCAATGGATTGTATACATTAGGTTAGCTTCTCAACATGCATATGAGGAACTGTCTTGATTAGGTTTATTGAGGTGAGATCTACACTGAAAAGGGTTTCCTAGGTTTAGATCCTGAACTGTATAAAACGAGGAAGCTACTTGAGCACAGaactctttgcttcctgattgtgAACACAGTGTGATCAGCTTCCTCTAGCTCCTGTCACTAGGAAGAACTATACCCTGGGGCTGTTAGGCAAAATAaactctcctttccttctgtcacccttccttccttctttccttccttcctttcttcctccctccctttcttcctccctccctcccttccttccttccttccttccttccttccttccttccttccttcttttatcttccttccttttttccccttaagttgattttgtcaggttttttttaatcacaagagATACATAACTAATACAAATGATAAtcctgtttatatttttaataactacAAGGcccagaacagtggttctcaacctatgagtcatgacccctttgggagtcacatatcagatatcctcttgtatatcacatatttacattacagttcataacactgacaaaattacagctatgaaatagctatgaaaataattttagggctgggggtcaccacaacatgaagaactgtattaaaggatcacagcactaggaaggttgaggaccactgtacAAGGCTGTCTTCAACACCAGCTTCACCATTTTAACTTCCCATTAGTAATGTATAAAGATTCCAGGCCTCCACACCCTTACCAGTACTGATTTTCCATTTAAAGCATAAATATACTAGTGGTATGATATATCTTATTGTGCTATTGCTAGCAACAAATGATAATGAACAATTACTTACATTATATCAGTTTTTGTAGATTCAAGTCCTACCCTTTTAATTATGAAAGGTTTAGTGTCCTTTTTCTGAGTTGCAGAAGTTGTTTATATATTGTAGGGATCAATCATTTGGTTGTGGTtagggaaaatatattttatagcattAATTAATCATCTAAAATGTATTGACACATAATTATAAAATGATGGTTTTAGAGGATTTTCCACGAGCACTTAAGAACAACGAGTATTCTATTGTTGTTTTGTGATGGTTACTGTATATACCTTTTATATACAATTGACAGTGTTATTCTCTGCTCTTTTTATTTACCTTCAGTTTGCAAGTGGACTATTGAAGTTTACATAATTATTCTCTCGTAAAGATTATATCATTTTTTGCTCTTTTGTTTGGTTATATCATTATAACTTATTTATAAATTGAACATTTTAATCAAAGTATAGTGACCTTCTTTGtcttctgtattttaatttttttaaagtctgggGGAATGGTCATTTTCTAGTTTCTTGGTCCCTAAACACACTCATTCCCACATTAACAGGTGTGAAAATAACAAGTTAACTTGGTAGCATTTTTAAAACGATATACTCCAGTTCCATCTGTTTTCTTGAAAagttcttaatttcatttttttttcctctatggaTGAGAAAAATTCTATCTTATGTATGCCCCACATTCTTCTAATACACAAATTTGGACATCTATCTGTTTTCTAAATCAAGCAAGCAATAAAAAGTAGAATTACAAGCCAAGCATACAATATTGACTTTTATGTCTGCCCAGTTAATTTCATCTGACATATTCCTTTCTTCATGTAACTTGAAGTTGTGGTATGGTTCCCTTTCATTTCAACCTGATGAATACCCTTTCACATTTCTGGTAGGACAGGTTTCTCAGGAAGAAAAATCTCCTTCAGCTTTTGTTTGTCTAGGAATGACTTAGTTTACTCTTCAgttttgaagacagctacaaagTATTGACCTGTTGgttgttattatttgtttcttttagaactttattttctttttggttttattgattattttatttacttacatttcaaatgttacccaccttcccagtttcctctccacaagccccctatccccttctcctccccctgcctctgtgagggtgctcccccccccactcttgcttcagtgccctagcattcatTCCCCTattctgggtcatcaagcctgcacaggaccaaggggctccactcccattgatgcctgacaaggccatcctctgctacatctgcagctggagccatgggtacccccCTGTGTACTcattagttggtggtttagtccctgggagctctggggggggggttggttggttgatattgctgttcttcctatgaggttgcaaaccccttcagctcctctacagtccttgccctaacctccccattggggtccccacactcagtccaatgtttggctgtgtacatccaTGTCTGTGTTGGttgggctctggcagagcctctcaggggacagctatactggGCTCCTCTCAGTAATCACTTCTTGGtttcagcaatagtgtctgcatttggtgtttGCATATGGAATGGTTCCCCAGGTGGATCAGTCtcttgatggcctttccttcagtctctgttccactctttgtccctgcatttctttttgacaggaggaattctggattaatatttttgaggtgagtgtgtggccccatccctcaactgggggccgtGCCTtaccactggatatggtctctacaggttttatctCCCCTTTTGGGGGTATTTTAGCTAAAGTCCTCCCAGCTAAAGagctgggaacctcttgggtccctggcatctgggactttctagtggctactcccgtttcccctcccccactgctatacatctactttcaaattcctgaccctctgtacttctctccaatttcctcccatatctgaactgGGCCCCCTTttaccctccccttcccctctccctcccagatccctctctccttctacttcCCAGAGATTATTCTCTTCCCCTTACTGAGTAGTAAGTACTCTAGCATCCAAACTTCGGTGTGATCTTTCTTCTTgtgtttcatatggtctgtgagttgtattgtggctattctgagcttctttttggctaatatccacttatcagtaagtacataccatgtgtgttcttaaaCGTGCTGCTATGATGTGCTCTAGTCTCTATGGCTTTGAGAATTAAGCGGCTGATAATCTTGTCATGTCTCCATTATACTTAACAAAGCACTTTTATTTCCTTCAAGGTTCAGTCTTTGCATTCAGCTCTAAGCAGTGTGAGCATAAGACCTCTTAGTATAGATCTCATTTGATTTATGAGTTTTGGAGCCTCTTGGGTTTATATTTGAACAGTTTTCAACTCCAGTGAATTTGTCATTTCACTTTGcagctacaattttttttttggtttctatttttttaaaataatgtcttcttATTGTCTTGTTCatactttctttccatttttcttttgctcaaagactgcatttaatattttgaagacatttaaaatacttatttgaaAGCATtactgggccagagagatggttcacttGGAGGATACATGTGTTTGTTGCCAATCAGGACCAGCCTGACTTCTGCTTCTAGGACAAACATGGAAGGCAAGAGCTGACTACCACAAGTTGTTCTGTGACCTCTATACTTGCTCAgtgacatgcatgtgtgtgcacacatgaataaataaacatgCAATAATTTTTAATGTGAACAAATAAACATCATTCCTTGGTAAGTGCTCTCATGAGGGctctagttttattttcttcctttcagggAGATGCCCTTTCCTGTTAACTTGTATGCGTTTTGGTGAAAACTGAACATTTGAGTAACATGATGTGGCAACTTTAGCAGTCAGAGTCTCCATCATCTCCAAgatgtatagatgtgtgtatgtatgtgtgagtagtGGGGATTGCTGATTAGTAgagttgtctatttgtttaataaaatttacaaaatatttctaacTAGCTGATATCAGTGAAGCATctttgtaggcttagatttttctcaaaacctactttatttagggttcctgaacactttaacctcccttctagcccaccaaccaGAGGTAGGGGGAAAAGAAGGTTAATAGGAAGAGCGGGTTGTGGACATGTTTAGAAGTAgctctttggggtgattccactCTTTGTTgccaggataccagcagtccattCCAATAGCAAACActaaacacaaatcagtagcagcagAAACCATAAGGCTCCACCAAATTGGCACGAGTCAGCTGAAGTGGCAAGAAGTTTTTTACACAGTGAAGACAAGCGAACACCAGCAAAGTGTTGCATGGTGTAGCAATATAAGAGCATCCTCTCGCTGTctgtggggttatatttatattctttctgaacATCTTGTGTCCTCTCAAGCAtccactccagcaaaacatcatatgttccctcatgtgtctgcttcagcaaaacatcctctcacaagacagcttccagaaaaacatcatgtgacccaatcgagtttccaaagaaaccagaaatttccacttcacatcttttttttctcagcatgtcCTCAGCTAGTGTTCTAACATGATATTCATCCTAATaatagaaaaatttttaaattcaaacatAAAGCTAAAAGCAGAATGCTTCTTTTAGTATTTGAAAAACAACTTAGATAATGGAATTTGTCAGTTTCTTTTTATGGTTTTGAACATATAGAATTCTCCATTAAGCACAGACACAGCTGCATCCCCACAGGTATTCGTGTGTTCTGTTCTCATAATTACCTCGTTGAACATAACAGCACACTTGGACATTATTCCTTTTGCCCACAATTTACTGGTAAGTGTATtgttttattgttggttttggctttttaagGTACAGTGTAGTcgggctagcctgaaactcattatttAGACCAGGTTGACTTCAAATTTATGGCAATCCTGAATCTGCTTCTAAAATTCTGAGAGTACAAGTGTGTGTGACCATATCCACAAAGAAGTCTATTATTTAATTTGGAAACTCCTTGGGACTTGCTTTCTGTCctgatggttagttttaactgcTAAACCCCACAAACCTAGAATCACTTGGAAAGCGATTCTTAATGAAGAGTTATCTAGATCAAGCGGTCTGTGGTGCATTTTATGGGGCACTGTATTGCTAGTTAATTATGGTGAGAAGAGCTGTCCTAGACGTGGGCAGCAGCATCTGCTAGAGGCTTAGAGAAAAGaatgtggaaggagaaaagttATCCTTCTTTGCTGGCTTGGCCTTTGCTCTCAATGGTGATTTCATCTACCGTCTTGCTGCAGCTGCCTATCCCTTTGCTGATAACAGAACAAGGCGCCTTCCTGCCTCCAATGTGAACTGAAGACCAGTATCTCCAAGGCATCCTCTAGGCCTTTGGTGCAGATTGGGACTGCTGAGACACGTAGCACAGCCTTGAGGGCTAAACAATTAGTTGGTTCCCAACCTCTCACTGTATTGTGAAAACCACCTCAGTAAATAAGCCTTTGATGGgctagtgagatagctcagccagtAAAATGCTGGATGCCAAGCCTGATGTCCCAATGACCTGAGGTCTATCCCAGTAATCCATATGGTGAAACTAGAGAACAAAATAATTCTGCTCTGCATggcatcttctgacctctacatacaggCTAtggaatgttctctctctctctctctctctctctctctctctctctctctctctctctctctctctctctcctccctctctctctgtctctctctctctcacacacacacacactatctctttcactgtctctctctttctctctctctctctctctctctctctctctctctctctgtgacatatacaataaataaatgaatgaatatagaCAGTGGAACATCTCATAGGTAAACCGTCAGGGAAATTTACTAGCTCACTGAATGTCTTACCCCTCAAAGGGTTTAATGTGGTTCTCATACTTCTTTTGTTGaggtttttggagacaaggtctcactatgcagccttggctagcctgaaactctctgaccagtctggccttgaattcatggaaATCATCCTGCCTTCaactcccaagtgttggaattaaaggcatgtgccaccaggtcTAGTAGTtctcatacttttttctttttaaaatttatttattttaaatatatgagtatgaatacactgtagctgtcttcagacacaccagaagagggcatcagctcccattacagatggttgtgagccaccatgtggttactgggaattgaactcaggacctctggaagaacagtcagtgctcttaaccgctgagccatctctccagtccagttCTCATACTTCTAATAGAACTCCAGTTAGTTCACTAAATAGTGATCCCTGTGTTCTCTATTCCCACTGATTAAATAAAACTACAAATGTTTAAGAgaatttctggatcttcaaaACTTATGTACCCAAAGTTTGTCTGTGTAATATATCCATTGGCTTAAAGAGTATGGATTCTCAAAGTCTTAGATTCTATAAGGcactcatattttattttaaaaagagattgtcACAAAGCCAGAAAACAACATATGGCTGTGCTTTCATTGACCAGAATAATTTATATCAATATGGCAGGTACCCTGTTTTCAGTCTCCATATTGTCCTTGGCTGATCTCATTAATTTTTTGCAGTAGTCACAGAATCTTGGGAATGAGGATACTCAATTCTGCAACTAGAATCCAGAGCTCAAAGCCCTATGAGTTTCTACATAATTGTCTAGTGTAACTGTCTTCTACAATATTTCAAAGGCACCTCAGCCTTATCACAAGGAGAAGTAATGACTAGGAGTAAGCTGCCTGTTTCTCTGAACTGGAGATCCTGCTCAGGTATGTTTGAATTGTAGTACTGGATCTGGTCACAAGGTGGCCCTTTATTCTATACAACCAAATTTTGATCAGAAAAAAGCCAATTCTTGCAAGTTAGAGAATATTatttactaaacattacacaTTGATTCTTGAAGATGTGTTTGCATCAAATCACCAAAGGATTCTTCTTGCAcatttcctttcccccttttaaCCAACACAATCAATATCTATGTAACTTTTTCATTGCTAGAAAGTATCCTTTTCTACCGAGTAGCCTTTTGCTTTGTGTTCTGACTTCTGCTTTTTCATAACTTGGACTTACTTTGATGAGTTCTTCAGTCAAAAAAATTCCTAAAAGTTCCTAATAAGGAACTTCTCTTTTTTGAGTTCTCATTTCCTGTGTGACTCTTGATTGAATTAACAGACACTGCGGTCCTGGGTGAACCTCACCTTTGTATGTGTCTATgagagtgtttccagagaggattaCCTGTCCTGAACACAGGCAGCACAAATGCATAGGCAGGAATCTGAGACAGAATaaagagacaaaggagaaagTTACCTGACTGCTGGCATTTCCCTTTCTGTGCTTCTTGTTGGATGCTAGAGACAAGCCATTAGTGACTTCACCATAATGGATTGGCCCCCAAAGACTTCCTCACTTAAGTTGGTTATTGTAAAATTAGTTTGTCCCAGCATCatgaaaagtaactaatacagaaaattGATACTGAGAAGTAGGGTTGCTGTTATGACTACCATATTTGTAAGTTTTGGGAAAGAATGTGTAAAAGTCTGAAGCCATGAGCTAGAGAAGCACTAGCATGGCACAAGAAGAATGTAATGGGTAGTAGCTCTTCTGTACTGTAAGAAGCTCGGCATGCCAATAGGAAGGTCAGTAGGAAGGGCAGCACTCACAGGCTTCCACGGGAGAATAAACACACTATCGGAAACCAGTCTGGAGGTTATTTATGCTTTCTTTTGGCAAAGAATCTGACTACACCCTGCCAATTTCCTGAGCATCTGAGTGAGGATGATTTGTTTGGTGGAGGAAATTTCAAGGGAACGTAACACTCACACTGTGGTACTGACATTGCTCTCTGCATTTAGTCAGACTCAGagtgagaagaaacagaaagtggagtagaaagacatttttaaaaatgtgcggtttggtggggagcatggtgggaAAAGGGGCATGAACCTAGTTAAAGTTGAAGACAGGGCAGGTGCAGATAAAGTGTCAGTGATTATCAAAGAGATTGTCATCTGTAAGGAGAAACCTCAAAGTTTACACCAGGACAATAGGAACTTGAAGCCATGATTCCACTCATTTAGATCTTCAAATTGTATTACAAAGGGTTAGTTGGcatctgagagagagacagagacagagacagagacagagacagagagagagcgagagagagagcgagagagagagcgtgcgcgcgcgcgcgcgcgcgcgagagagagagagagagagagagagagagagagagagagagagagagagagagagagagaaaagaatcatTCACTTAATGTTGCTTCTTTGGGCATCCAAGATGAAAGAGTTACAGGGTAATGGAGGCTTGCATCAAAGTTTTAGGAATGTGCTGAAGCCAGATGACAGAT contains:
- the Tceal7 gene encoding transcription elongation factor A protein-like 7, coding for MQKSCNEKQGKPECSEPKREDEHPYGAFEGQRLEGNFRQRLLQSLEEFKEDIDYRHFKGEEMTGEEEEMERCLEEIRSLRKKFRALHSNRTPSRDRPF